CGTCGCCGACGCGCTCGATCGTCTCGGCATAAAAGGCGAACAATCCGTCATCTGACACGTCCTTGTAATAGAAGGGCGGCAACATCAAAGTGGCGGCGGTCTTGGCCTTGGCCCCCGCCTGGCACAGCGCCACAGCATCGGGCAGCGCGCAGGCGCCGGTGCCCGGCATCATCTTCTCGACCGGCAGTTCGTTGTCGATGAGCAGCGAGAAAAGCTCGAGCTTTTCCCCTACTGTGAGGGAATTGGCTTCGGAGTTGGTACCGAAGACCGCAAGCCCCGCGCCTTGCGACAGCACCCACCCGCAATATTTGGCGAAAAGCGGCGCATCGGGCTTCAACGTCCTGTCGAAGGGGGTGAGCACGGGCGCGAAAACGCCGGCGAGTGTTTCGTTGACCATGAAGTACTCCCTTCAGCGGCAGGCGGATGTCCACTGTTTAGTGCCCGCCTTTTCGCCGCTAGTCAAAGCTTCGTTCGTTGCTACCAGAGACCGGGCACCAGGCGGTGACGGACGCGCCGGCAATAATCGGCATAGCCGGCAAGATGCGCCACGAGGTGGCGTTCCTCATCGATCAGGCGCGCAACAAGACCGGCCAGCAAGAGCGGCAGGACCACAAGTCCCCACCATGAGCCGAGCGCCAACGGGATACCGGCGCAGAGAATGAGAGCGCCCGCATACATCGGGTGACGAATCCAGGCATAGGGGCCGGTCGAGACGATGCGCTGGCCCTCGGCGACTGTGACCGTGGCGGCGGCGAAGGAATTCTCCCTGAGCGTGACGGCGATAATGAGAAAGCCCAGGATGACGAGCCCATGGCCGATCATGATGCCGGCAAGCGGCATTGACGACCATCTCGAGCCGGCGTCGAGTGCCGACACGACGAAAAGTGTGACGATCGCGACGCTGTTGAAGACCTGGATGCGTTTTTGTGAGGGGAGGTGCTCGGCCTTTGCGCCAACTTCCATCCGCCGCTCCGCCAGCGCCGGATCGCGCTTCAGGAAATAGAGGGTCAGTCCGAAGCACCATATGCAGACATGCAGCCACAAGAGCCAACCTTGCCAATAGCCGAGCGACCAGGCCGGCAGCAGAATGAGGACGGCCAACGCCACGGCGAATTTAAGGTTCGCCCGCAAGGCGCGAGAGCGCAGGGGCTGAGGCGTCGTCATGTTTGATATCCTCCTGGTGACGCGCAAGCCGTCCTGGTTCTCACGTCGGCAATATTATTATAGTATTTCCGGCTCACGGGCACTTGAGGGCCCACGTCTGGGCGGCATCGCCGCAAGCCGCGCGCGCAAGTGTCTGGAATTGCGGTAAGCCAGATGATGAATCCGGATTCGTTCAAGCGGTTGCTGTCCGTCGCTATTCTCGGCTTTCTTCCAGGCCAGCTGGATGCAAAGGCGCAGGATAACCAGATTGGACAGAACGTGCGCACCTTCTGCTCGCAGTACGACTTGGGCCAGTATCATTTCTGGGAATGCGATTCCACCATCACCTATGCCGAACCTGCAAACGCCCGGATATTCTACTGCAAAGGCGTCCATCTCGTCGTTACGCGCGCAGGCAAGGTCCACGACATATCGGCGAAGGCGCAGTGCGCTCTCTTATTTGACACGCATCCAGACAGCCGCGGCTTCACGCTGTTGGACATGACCGAGGACGGGTTGCCGGTACTTCCGCGTTCCAGAATGGACCTGTATCCGGACGGTGTGGCCTGGGTCGCCGCCCGCAATCTGCGTGAAATTCAATACTGCTCCCAGTTCATTGCCGGCGAGGCCGGCATTCAGAACCGATGTGTCGCGGCGACGTTCAAATGACCCCCGCTTTTTGTCTTGCTCGATGTTTTATCATCGGTCTCTCGATCGCGACGAGCACCGCAGGCGTCGCGCCAGGCGCTCAACTGGCCACAGGCATATCAACGATCTGCTCGCAGTCTCATCAGGGGACCCTTTTGTACTCCGAATGCTATTCAACGATCGCCTATATGGACCCGAGCACCTCGGAGGTTTTTTACTGCAGTGGAGACCATCGGGTCGCCACACGCGGCACCGTCGTCCAGCAAATTTCACTCAGTGCGACATGCACCTTGACCTTTCGGCCCTTCAATACTGCGGGCGAATATGTTCTTCTGGATGTAACGAAAGAACGGCTGCCCAGGACGACAGCCTCTGAGTCAAATCTGTTTCCGGAAGGGATCGCATGGATAATAGGCAATACGAAGCGCGAACTTCAGTATTGCTCTAGTTTCCCAGCGGGGCTTGCTGGAACTCAAAGCCGCTGCGTGGCCGCCAATTTCAAATAACGACTTGTATCCAGTCGTCGCAAGGGGCAGTCGCGGCGGCGCCGTGACGCGGCGAGCTTTGTGGGAAATATCACAGACGGTTCATTGGCCGAATAATAGAATGCTCGTGCTTCTCTACGGATAGTGGAGGCAAAGCCCATGAAAATTCGTATCACGATAATGGCATTCCTGTTCGCGGGAATAGCCGGTAGCTTCGTCGCAAGTCCAGCTGACGCCCAACGATACGTGATCGTGAATGGCCAGTTCTTGAACTCGGCACAAATTCAGCGACTGGAACAGCTGGGTTGCGTTTCCATACCGGATGGAAACTATTGGCTCCGAAGTGACGGCTGGTGGGGTTATGCCGGGGATCCGACCCCACAGGGCCAGCTTGGCGACTATTGCCGCAAGCCCAGCCTGTCGGAGCGCGGTCTGCTGTACCGTCCCGGTGAGATACTTGGCGAGTAATAACGAAGCTGTCTGGAGCTCATGGTTCACGGGGCGGGTTGGCAGAGCTGAGCAAGGGACTGGGAGGCCAAATGCAGCACTAAGCGATGTTGGAGTAGACTATGCCTATTTATATGGACCGGCACGATATAGCCGGAGGAACTGCGGAAGACGTGGCAGAGGCGCACCGCAAGGACCTGGAGCTTCAAGATAAGTACGGCGTGAAGTTCCTCACCTATTGGTTCGATGAGAGAAATGGCACGACCTTCTGTCTTGTTGACGCGCCAAGCGCGGATGCGGTGCAATGTGTGCACCGCGATGCCCACGGGCATATTCCCGGTGAGATCCTCGAGGTCTCGATTTCCGCAATCGAGGCTTTTCTCGGCCGCATTCACGACCCCGAGCTGACCACTAGTCATTCATCGGCGTTGTCGGAGGCGGCGCATAGAGCCATCATGTTCACCGACATCGTTGGTTCTACGAGCATAACCCAGCGTCTCGGCGACCTGATGACAACCGAACTGGTCAGGGCACATGACGCGATTGTTCGCCGATGCCTGAAGCGGTTTGGCGGACAGGAGGTGAAGCACACCGGAGACGGCATCATGGCTTCATTTCCTCTATCGAAGGCCGCCGTTGATTCCGCGATGCTGATCCAGCGGGAGTTCAACCGGTACAACGCCGGCAATCCCGAGCCCATACATGTCCGTATCGGGCTGGATTGCGGCGAACCCGTCGAAGACAGCAACGACTTGTTCGGTCGTTCGGTTCAGCTTGCCGCGCGTTTGTGCTCGCGGGCAAAAGGCGATCAGATCCTGGCCTCGGAGAACATTTACCGGAAGGACGGGCGTCGGGACATTTTCAGCAACCGCGTCGCGCGGCGCCTCAAGGGCTTTCCGGGCGCGGTCCCCAGCTTTGAATGCCTATGGTCGAAAGCATGAGATTGAGGAATACCGAGATCCGACGGCTGCACCCAATCACCTTGTCCGGATAACTACTGTGACGACGCCACGTTCACTCCGGAAACCCCGCTATGCGCAGGCCCTCCTTCAACCGGTCAAAGTCTTCGCTGCGCTTCATGGGGTAACAGCGACGATGCAAATTACTTAGCCGTAGATTGGGCTCCAGTTCATGCAGTCGCTCGGCGGCAGATTCAGCCTTCTCCTGCTCGCCAAGATAAGCGCTGCATGCGGCGATCAAGGTGAGTGTGCTAAATCGGTGAGCCTGCAGGCGAGAAGCTTTTTCCGCCTGGGCAAGCGCCTCGGAATAGCGCCCGGCCAAGAAATGGGCCGTGCCTATGGAGATTTCCATGCTGTAGCTGTGGGGATCCTGAGGACTAAGGTCGAGAGCCCTTGAACATCGCTCAATGGCTAGGTCCGGCTCGCCACTGACCGCCTTTACGAAGCCGCTGAAGAACCATCCCCACGCATAATTCGGATTGAGCCGGAGTGCGCGTTCTGTGAGCGCATCGGCATCAGCGAAACGTCCAGCCAGAAATGCAAGCGCGAAGCCGGCGGTGCCGAGCGCAACAGCGTCCTCGCGGCCGAATTCGGCCGCCCTCTCGGAAAGATATACCGCTTCATTTTCCTCTTGTGTCTGATCTTCCATCCAGTTCAAGGCTTTGCGTTGTGCGATTGAGCGGGCGGCGAGACCATAGGCGGCAGCAAATTTCGGATCGAGCGCGATAGCTCGTTTGAAGTAATGGAGAGCATCTTTGCTGCCCTGGCGGCTCCATGAGTTCAAGCCGGCAAGTCCACGCAGGTAGCAGTCATACGCGTCCAGGCTGCTGGTGGGTTTGTGCTTGGATCGTGCAATCTCCGCCTCTTCGAGCCGAGGCGACATGGCTGCCACCGTATGACTTGTGATCTGGTCTTGCAGATCGAACAGGTCCTGGAGCTCGCCCTCAAAGCGGTCAGCCCAGATGGTGGCACCGGTTTCCGCGTCAATGAGCTGCCCCGCGATGCGGACACGCGCCCCGGACTTGCGCAAACTCCCTTCCAGAATGTAACGAACCCCCAATTCACGACCAACTTGGCGCACATCCACCGCGCGACCTTTGTACGTGAAGCTCGAATTGCGCGCGATGACGAACAACCAGTGAAGGCGTGACAAGGCAGTGATTATCTCCTCGACGACGCCGTCTGCGAAATACTCCTGCTCGGGTTCATTGCTGAGATTGGCAAATGGCAGGACGGCGATGGAGGGTTTCTTGCTTTGCGAAACTATGGGCGCATCAAGGGATCCGTAATTGCGCAATTGATCGACAAGCTGGACCGTTTCTGCCTCGGGCAGAGTACCCAATTCCAGCTTCAAACGCTGCGTCAGTTCCAGGTATCGCCGCACCGCCTCGCTGCGTCTACCAAGCGCTGCCAGCGCTTGCATGGCCAGCCGGTGGGCGTCCTCACGGAAATAGTCGCGAGAAATGCAGGCCTCCGCGTGGCGTAACCCCTCATCGGCCCGGCTCAGTCCAAGCTCACTCCTGGCCAGACGCACAAGCGTATCGGCCAGGAGTTTCTGAAAACGCCGACGCATGCCGAGCAGCCACTCTTCGAAAACAGGCTCCCGGATGTCGGTGCTTGCTAGGAATTCCAGTCCAAGTTGCTTGGTCGCTGATTCAAGCCCTTCCGGCGTATCAGAGCGGATCAGGCCTTCGACGTCGCGAGCGTCGCTGCCGATCATCGTTGGATTCAGCTGTACAGTCTCGTCGCTGGAGACCAGCACTTCCTTCCCGATCACTTTGCGCAGCCTTGCCAGAGCCTGACGAACATTCTGGCGCGCCTGTTCGTCGAAATGATTCCCCCATAACAGAGTTGCAA
This genomic stretch from Nordella sp. HKS 07 harbors:
- a CDS encoding isoprenylcysteine carboxylmethyltransferase family protein; translated protein: MTTPQPLRSRALRANLKFAVALAVLILLPAWSLGYWQGWLLWLHVCIWCFGLTLYFLKRDPALAERRMEVGAKAEHLPSQKRIQVFNSVAIVTLFVVSALDAGSRWSSMPLAGIMIGHGLVILGFLIIAVTLRENSFAAATVTVAEGQRIVSTGPYAWIRHPMYAGALILCAGIPLALGSWWGLVVLPLLLAGLVARLIDEERHLVAHLAGYADYCRRVRHRLVPGLW
- a CDS encoding nickel-binding protein, whose translation is MPIYMDRHDIAGGTAEDVAEAHRKDLELQDKYGVKFLTYWFDERNGTTFCLVDAPSADAVQCVHRDAHGHIPGEILEVSISAIEAFLGRIHDPELTTSHSSALSEAAHRAIMFTDIVGSTSITQRLGDLMTTELVRAHDAIVRRCLKRFGGQEVKHTGDGIMASFPLSKAAVDSAMLIQREFNRYNAGNPEPIHVRIGLDCGEPVEDSNDLFGRSVQLAARLCSRAKGDQILASENIYRKDGRRDIFSNRVARRLKGFPGAVPSFECLWSKA
- a CDS encoding BTAD domain-containing putative transcriptional regulator; translated protein: MLRLKLFGQFEIVGADPPIALSSHKLSAMLAYLAMAEKPVPRDQLATLLWGNHFDEQARQNVRQALARLRKVIGKEVLVSSDETVQLNPTMIGSDARDVEGLIRSDTPEGLESATKQLGLEFLASTDIREPVFEEWLLGMRRRFQKLLADTLVRLARSELGLSRADEGLRHAEACISRDYFREDAHRLAMQALAALGRRSEAVRRYLELTQRLKLELGTLPEAETVQLVDQLRNYGSLDAPIVSQSKKPSIAVLPFANLSNEPEQEYFADGVVEEIITALSRLHWLFVIARNSSFTYKGRAVDVRQVGRELGVRYILEGSLRKSGARVRIAGQLIDAETGATIWADRFEGELQDLFDLQDQITSHTVAAMSPRLEEAEIARSKHKPTSSLDAYDCYLRGLAGLNSWSRQGSKDALHYFKRAIALDPKFAAAYGLAARSIAQRKALNWMEDQTQEENEAVYLSERAAEFGREDAVALGTAGFALAFLAGRFADADALTERALRLNPNYAWGWFFSGFVKAVSGEPDLAIERCSRALDLSPQDPHSYSMEISIGTAHFLAGRYSEALAQAEKASRLQAHRFSTLTLIAACSAYLGEQEKAESAAERLHELEPNLRLSNLHRRCYPMKRSEDFDRLKEGLRIAGFPE